The genomic interval TCTAAATTATGCCCGTATAGCAGAACGTAATGTGACTTGCTGCATTCAAAACTGAGgtaatgggaaaagaaaaataattcaacgTAACTGTATTTGAATTAAGTATTTTGATATTGCTAGGCTTCCTAATTATTGTAATAGGAGGAGTTTTGTGAAACAAACTGTAGCATGGTGATGTGTTTCTGTCTTCAAGGCAGGACATGGTCAAGATTTTTTGGAACCGCTTTCGGAAGCAAAAAAAGCAGGTCTAAGGCTGGCACTGCATCTTTCAGAggtaaaaattttctttattttggtcCTTCTCTCTAATTCCCATTATATAAAACCCTTGATGAAACTAAAATTAACTTCTGTACATTTTGAACTTCTCGGGCCAAAGTAGTAATTGTGTGGGGCATTTTgacaggagagaagaaaacaaggagagaTCTTCAACAATCTGTTCTGAATCAGAACTGCCACATTATTTCTTACTGTACTGTATCTGTTGGGGGTTAGGTGTGAAATTGAAAATTCGTAATATTCCAAGAGAtccactgttttcttcctggtaTTTTATTGGAAGTCATTTATAGTAAAATTCACACATTTTCATGAGTAGTTTTGCTAGCTCTGTTTGTATCAGTGGAAAGAGTTGAGCTTCTCCATACAATCTGTTGAAGTGGTGGCTGAAATTTACTCTGACAAGTCTGATAAATACTGAAACCGTTTCTTCAGGAAATTAAGCATGATCTATGATGTCACAGGCCTATTTATACTTGTTACTATTTCATTAAGGAGGCTTTTGCAGGATATTCCTGCATGCTtctctgaaaatttatttcttaatgtttcagtggtcttttgtttttgtttcttttttgttttgttggttttgccTCTTGCAGTGTAAGTTCTTCATGCGCCATTTTTTTAATCCCGGTGTAAAACTGGCATTAAAGGTCATCTGGGCAGTGTAGTTTTGAAACTGAAGCACACAAAGCTGATTTGAGGCCTCCAACTGAAAGTACTTCAGAACTGCAAATAGCGATCGTCTGTTTTTACATACCAGTTTAGGATTATGGCTTCTTCGGTTTGGAATGCCAAGTTGAGAGTTACTTCCATGCACTACTTCTTTCTTTACGGGGTAGTAGTGCAGATATTTAGTATCCCTAACACTTTCTTTTGGATAAGATATGCTGTGAAAATAGAACTTGAAGTCGTTGTAATTATTTAATGTGCTATTTTATGCTGCCTTGacagaatgtaaaatatatcCTCTCTAGATTCCAAATCAAGAAGAGGAGACCAAAATTCTCCTGGGCCTGCCTCCTGACAGAATTGGACATGGAACATTTCTCAACTCTGCAACAGCAGGTTCAGAAGAGTTAGTGCCACTTGTTCGACAGAATCATATACCTATCggtaagaaaaaaagctaagaaaattaCTTGGTGATCTCTAGATTTCAGAATATCTATCATACGTACTGCTGATCTAGTAACTCTGATTTGATTTGACCAGAGGTGCCTTAGAAAAAAGTGGCAGCGTACGCGAGAGGATTGCCTATAGAGGTACAGTGGTAACGCTTTTGTGGTTTTGACATATTTGTGGCAGCAGACAACAATTGATGtcacagatgaaaagaaaactaaatcaTAACTTTTAGTTACTGTGCCAGGCTGTGTGATGGTTTGCAAGCTCCCTAAATTTTATACCTAGCCAGTAGTTAAGAAGAAATTGATTACCTAACTTTCTTCAGAAGATACTGCCAAATATTTGAAGCATAGAAAATCAAGGAAACAACAAtaactaattttaatttttattcaggaacagaaataagTCAATTAGTGTGTCAAAAACCATGTCTTTTGTTTTGATACATgtccttgtttcttctttttttccccttagaaCTTTGCATGACATCAAACATCAAAACTCAGACAGTGCCTTCCTGTGACAAACACCATTTTGGATACTGGTACAACATGGGCCACCCTACAGTGCTTTGTGTaagttttttgatttttaaccACGGACTTAGGCAAAGAGCCAAACTAGTGTGAAATTGGAGAAGTACATCTCCTTTTATGGATCAGAGCAGACTTACTAACAACTTCTGACCTTGCATCAAATCATCTGCCTATAGGAAATCATAATGTTCTGTTTGAGAAATGCTTGTAATACAAATGGGAGTTTTTAGTATTCTTCTTGGCTTTATTGTAAAGCaagacctttttttctgtgtagatAAGATCATCAGTTATGCTGTGGTGAACTTCTTAACTGTCTGCATACTGACAGGTTTCTCTTAAACATATTGGTCCAACGTTTGCATTTAAGCTTGTGCTTACCTGGGTATTTATCCTGTTGGGTGAGAGTTCTTGAGTTTTCTTGACAGCTAATTAAGGTCCTTAAATGATGAGGTGCCAAGTACTTTGCTGGCATTGGCAGGATTTTACTATCATCCTGTTGGTTTAACCCCTGTAATTTGGAGCATTGTccaagtgtgtgtatatatattagaGCATTGTGCTTAGTATTCAAATAAGCCTCAATCTttattgtataaaatatttattattgagTTTGAACTCTGTTGTATTTGGTGAAAAATAATTCACGATTAGAGTTTATTTCTGAGATGTTCAATTGCGAAAAGCCTAGATAACCAACAAAGTCACGTAAGGAAGCAGTTTTACCCATAAAGGCCTATAAAAACAAGAGTAGGAGGAGGAGATACTACAGTGTCTCAAGATTAACAGGATATAGTTAGCACTCTTCTCTGCGGGGACACAAGGACTCCGAGATGCAGATGGGTAATCTCATTAAACCTTAAATAATCCTAACTTGCTCCTTTTAGATGAATAATCTTTAGGTGGCTCTCGATCACACGTTTTTGATGCTAGCCTAGTGCTTCAGTCAGTATCAAGAAATTGTTCTAGGTGACCCTAAGTGCAGAAGGCAAGacactttcttctctgaatatGTAGGAATACAGAGTATGCTCTAGTTCCCAGTcctgaggaaagggaaaagaggcgTAAGGAGACATGCACGTCCTGACATAGCTTGCATGTATGCATCATTTGACAGCCGTCTTTCTAGCAATTTTAATAGGAAATCCTATTTACTTGATAGATTGTGCCATCACTTCAAGAAATTTTCTTGTATGTTTGAATAATTTATTGAGTGAAAATAGGGCAAATAAAGTATTTACCAAATAAGTAATTACCAACAGATGAAAGAACCATGGAATAAAATGCGAAACAGCAAGATAAAACTGGTTTGTAATGTGTAGAAAGCCCCCTTTCTGATGTAGAGGAACtaattaaaacttctttttttcttttctttcaatgtaACTCCAGACAGATGATAAAGGCGTCTTTGCAACAGATCTATCGCAAGAATACGAGCTGGTTGCAAAAACATTTAATCTGACTCGATCGCAGATGTGGGATCTTTCCTATGAATCAATCAACTATATCTTTGCTTCAAGTGTAATAAAATCAAAGCTAAGGGAACAGTGGTGTAAACTGAAGCCAACTCTGTTTGATTAAATTGTTGTTCTGAACGGCTTGGGTGTATTAGCTTAGTTAAGCAACATTTTTTACTGAAGTCCCTGGCTTTTTTCAGACTTCAGGTTTATAAATCCAGCCCATAAACTGTGCCTGTGCAAACTGAAGATGACAGGAATGCACCCTTTGTTAGTGGGGACAGAAGTAAATGTTCTTTTGTAGTTGGGAAGGGCTCTCAACCAGTGACTGAAATTCCAAATGTGTCATCGTGTCGCTTCTCTCCAGTTGataggatatttttaaaaaatactgagttGAAATACCTTATCATACTACAAACATTTGGGagtcagaggaaaataaaggcaCAGCTGTTAGGGTTTAAAATGTCTCTGTTGGCAACATGACACCAAGCAGTTTGTATGTATGGTGTGTATATTTggtttttatattgttttcaaacagaagtTTTGAGCAATCGATGGAATGTGAAGACAGAAACAAGCTCAGGGAGAACGAAATGTTTGTCCCAAAGGAATTAAACATTGCATCTGTTTTTACTGGCGTACACGTATGACTGAAGCCTGCTGTGGATTGTGTAGCACACGTGGTGGTGCCTGTTGATGCACTCGCCAGCGGTAGTATTAGGCCGAAGTTGAGAATCTGGAATGCCTTAGCAAACTGTGAGCTACCTGGGGGAAATGGTCTaattcttaaaatgctttttataattgttctttgtttcttgtaaaaaagcaataaaaatagcttCAACCTCCGTGTTTTTGAAACCACTGCCTCGCGTGTGCGTGTCTGCATTTCAGAGCTCCAGAAGAGAAGCGTGTATAACCTGCTGCGGGATCTGGCGAGCGAGTCCCCGGGGCAGAGGTGCCGTCTGCGCGCGGTGCCGCTTCTGTTCTGACAGCGGAGGGTGCGCCGTGGTTCCGGCAGTGACAGGCTTCgctctgcctctctctgtgCACGTGCATTTTGATGGTGAGATATCAAAATACATATGAACATACACATGCAACAGTATCTAAGACTAGATGTTGGTAGCTAGTGTAGGAAGTATCCAGAGAGGAGGTTATTTCGGACCTAGGACATTTTTACATTGATTATattaaacaagcaaacattCTGGGCTCTGCAAGGAATACTGAATATGAATACAATGATATAAAAGTTGTTCATGACTTCtgttttggtcttttttaataaaatcagcATAAAGTAGTTGTTCTTGCTCCGAAGTGgcaataagaaaagaaaaaaaaaagggggaaaaaggcgGGGCATGGTAGGATAGTAAAGAAGTTGCCGTATCTGTGTGGCAGAAAACATTCCTTTTGGAGTTGGGGGAAAATTATGTGAAGCAGAACTGTAGTTTTACATATTCCTATCTGAACTCGGAATAAGACCTCAtgctgactttttatttttaaacagtactTTAAATTCCAAATAGTTTCACTGATCACATTGTTATCTTTTGTTGTTTGATCAAGTTGCATTATCACTTGCTGTTTGATcaagtttgtattttctctctacaaaaataattactatggtaaatgtgttctttttctttcttacagaaaagctCTCTTAAAGACAGGTTGAGCAGCTTTCTGGAATGTTACAGTTACATACACCTTAGTTTCAGGATACGTGGGCCTACAGTCAAGTGAGATGGCATTCTCttgtaaaataacttttataatATTCTTACAGCTTATGGCCTTGCAATAACTCTTCAGTAACATGGTATTTGGTTTATTAGCGAAGAAAAACTATCAACTACCAGTTTATTTACTAAGGGGTCATCCTCAGTGTTCATTTTATCTGTCAAGTGTAACACTTTCTAAAGCAAAGTAAGAGTCATAATTAGTGTCTGATGAGATTTTTAGTTTCAGACTGTGTTATACAGAAGTGAGTTTGGTTTTTAAGGTTTACATGTTGAATGTGAGATGTGTGTTCATTCAGAGCGCATAGCCCTGGTAAATGCTGCTATTttcaacttcctttttttcctgcaagcaTATAGCATCTTGGAGATTTTTAACATTACGGACTGTTACATACAGTTCTCAGTATTTCCATTTAATTGAATTCCATGTGTCTTCAAAACACTGCCTTGCATGAGCTGTAGTACTGCCCCCAAACAGTTTGGTACATGATGACACATGGATGCTATGTAGTtttgcaatgtaaaaaaaaccaaaacaaccaacttCCCAGATTATTAATGAAACCACAGTGTTATGGATACATAGTGAAACGTTCTGCTGTTATATGTAATCTAGAGTAATGGAATCACTCTTCTGAAGAATGGGTACTGACCCTGTCACTTAGACACTTGCAGATGTGCTGCTGATTCGAAAAAACCACCGCTTTGCATTTAACAGTATTTATAGTGTCTCAGCTGGTAATGGAAGTCAGGAGGTAACTTGGAGGATTCCGTTTGTGTGAAGTAAAAGAACCAGGAATTTATTTGGATGGCTAAAGAGTGATACAGAGAACCAGGGGATTTCTGTACATTGGTTTCTAACTGTGTGTTACTGCAGTTACTTACGCTGCGGAAGTGTTATGCTTAGAGTGGAAATGAAAGTTGGAAAGGATGTGGAGAAGTTTGGGAATGAAGAATCGTCTGATTAGAACGTTGTTGCGCACCGTTCCCAAGTTGTACATTAGAAGCTGAAACCTTACCTTCTTACTGTCGCAGGGCTATTTTTCAGGACTACAACTTTTTGTAAGTAAAACTGCAGAGGTTCTTCTTTGGCTTCAGGTAGGATTATAGTTAATTTTAAGTGCTTCTTCCTGACCCTGCTTGTTAAATTCAGAGTTACCAGTGAGATAGCCATTGTTTAGTTTATAATACTGTATAAAAATGACTGTGACATACAGCCGGAGTGAAGCATCACCACTGAAGCAGCCATCAGTAATGGGGCAGAGgaccttggtttttttttttcccctgaatgcAGTGGAAATTTCAAGTAACTATTTCTAGAATTTCAGATGGTATAAGATGAGGTTTAAGTATCTATTCAGGTGCAGctcaacttatttttaaagtaaacaaaatagATCTAGACAGAGTTAATATTGTCATTTATTTCCATCTGATTATATAAGATAACACTTACAGAACAGTCTTCAATGCTCAGAGTCTTTATTCACATCACATGAAGATACTCACTTTGGTCCTACTGAACAATGTTTCCTTTGGAGATGTATGCAAGCAGACAGCAACTGCTCACTGTAGCGTAAGTTTCTCAGCTCCTTTTGATACAAACACAGGAAGTCTTCAAAACCTTTATTCCTTATGATTACGCTGGTAACATACCACAGCTTATTATAATACAACCGCTAAACTGTAAGTATTGCCACACTGCTCTTCAGGATCGTAGCTTTGCAAATAATGTAGTTACATGGATGATTTATATGCCTGTTTCAATATTTAGGCATTTCAAactaatacattaaaaaaataatgatgcagATAAGGGCATTGCATTAGATAAGTGCATAAGATGATGAagagactggagcatctctcgTGTGAGAGGCCTGTATTGCTGGGGCTGTTCAGACCGGAGAAGAGAGACCTCAGGGGGCGGATCTCATCAGTGGTCTTAAACACCTGATGGGAAGGCATAAAGAAGGTGGAGCTAGGCTCTCCTCCGCGATACCCAGTCACAGGAAAAGGGGcgcaaactgaaacacaggaaattccaccTGAATGTAAGggaacacttttttactgtgtggATGGCTGAACGTGGGAACACGTTGCCCAGACAGGTTGGGGAGTCTCTGTCCTCGCAGATATTCAAAACCCTACGTGACCTGCTGTAGTGGATGCTGCTTAAGCAAAGGAGGTGGACTGGACAATCTCCAGAgatgccttccaacctcaactgttctgtgattttgtggagtgaatatacaaatatacaaaTGATAAAGTCTctatatgaataaaaaaatcttttaaatactgaattaaCTCAGTCACTCAAGTGACAATTTCTCACCAGGCTTGAGCAAAAGCAGTTGACTGACTTGcgagatttgtttttaaagaatgatTGATTCATTCTTCATAGCCTTCCTTCTTTCACATCCATTGTGGAATCCTTTAGTGCCATCAGGACCTTTAGGCAGCCGCAGCACCCCTACAGGTAGACCatctgcattttgtattttccgAGCCAACATGGGGCTACTGCCAGGACTCTTCTCTTGTGTTATGGTTtgagattttcttctctgtaccCAGGGGCTGCCACAAGGAGTGATACTGCTATCTGAGGAATAATCTGTACATTTCTGTGGAATTTCAGGGCTACTGCTTGGGTTAAGCTTGCTATCTTCAGCCAGCGGAGACTTTTTGGTTACTTTTCTCAGTGAAGATGGACTATTCCAAGGACTTGATCTGGGTGACACATTAGGACTCAAATGGTTGTTTGGGTGGATGACGGGGCTCAAATTACTCTTAGTATTTGTTGCAGTACTTTTGCGTCCTGACAACGGTGATGTAGGATTACTCTCTGGGTCAGAAGAGCTATTTGCTGAAGATTCGTCACCAACAAATTGAAGTTCCTCAACTCTCTTATTAAGGGATCTAGCCTTCTTAAGACTCTTGCTGGTATCTTCATCTCGGTTCTTGTCTTTgggaacttttttctttggaggTTTCATGCCTATTAGGACAACTTTCATGCTGGTCTCCTTCTTTTCAGCACACATGAAGTCATGAGCACGCACGGCAGCATCTACGTCTTCAAATTCTATAATAGCACATTCCTGAGTTGCCAGTTGGGTGTACCGATTGCTGACCCTCCTGATATCAGGTGGTAGATCCCTACCAGGCTTGAGAATACGAACTGATGAAATTACACCAAAGGTTACAAAGGTTTTGAGGAGATGCTCCATTATCCTTTCTTGCACGCATccattttcttgttgtttgttAAGAGCCTGCAGCTCAGAAATCATGTGGATATCGTACACCAGTAACATCCTGGTAGGGAGGTTTTCACTCGGAAACACTGGAACTGGAGTATTTCTTCTAACCTTTCTGTTATCGTCATTGAGCTCAAGAGTGTCTGAGTACTTCAGTGCATAGGCTGTGGTCCTCCAGTCACGGGTAAGGTGTTTCACCTTGAAGACAGACACGGGTTAAGCAGCACAACTAATCAAACCCACTCAAACTAATTACAGAAAGTGTAAGGCAGACGCAGGCTCCAGTCTACAAAGAGAAACCTGGATTTAAGTTTCATGTATCAGACTTGAGTGAAGAAGTAAACAGTTTTCCTGCTATAATGGGCATCAGTGAGTTCCTGTAAAGCTCATGTCATGTTGAATCTACAGAAGATAGGAACTGACGCTACATCTCAAACTGAAAATCATTACTTTATCTTAAAGCCTGCTCCAGTGATGTTCAGTCATTCCATATCTAGGTCTGAACCATGACAAAATGCATGttctgtgggttttattttgttaaatttgcCGCACAAGTAGTTTTGCCAAGTTTAGGACTTCATTTTACTgaactgatttttctcccctcaaaaATCTCGCTTTAAAAACCCCCGAAACTTCTCCATTTCCAAGGAATGTTTTTAAGAGTTTATCTGTTATCAGTATAATCTGTTTGAAGTGGTCTGAAGAAACTGGGAGTGCCTTAACTTCTAGACCGAATAGCTCTGCAAAACTGTCAGATTTAGAATCTTGACAAAGTGTTTCTAACGTAATTTAAGAAATCAGTTACATACACATACGTACATAGGAGTTcctaatgtaaaaaaaaaaaaaaagaataaaacccacCTCACCTTTAAGTTACTTCAGTTACCAGATACTTTTTACTAGTCTTAATTTTTGGATCTCTGTACATTTGCAAAGGTCAGATTCACCATCCCTTCACAGAGACAGGAAAGTAACTTTACCAGGATTACTTAGCTACTCATGAGTAGCTGATCTAGAAATGACTTTTAATCCAACATCCCATTTACTATGCCTTACTCTCTCCCAGAATGGTAATTTAAAAGCTTAGTTGCTTAAAAGCCTATCATTTCCCTAGCCAATCATGAACAAGTTCCGGAAGTGAAGTTCTGGATGAGAACACACCTACCCATCACATCAAAACTTAATCGACCCCTGAGAGAGGCAGATAAAGAGGAAGACTGTAAAACAACCTCtataaaataagttatttcCATCTTATCTCTCCTAATCTTTTTAGATTCATCAGGCTTACACAAGGTGCTTCAAGTCTTAAAAAGGTAACTTACCTTCTTAAAAGAAGTGAGGAGTTTAACACTGACATAGCCCATCTTATTTCTTCTCACATGCTTTAGAAGGAAGGCATCTTTCTCAAGGTTCTCATCTGAGAAGTAATACTCAATCTGTGCTATTAACTTCTGGATCAGGTCATTTTCTGGTGGTTTCCAGTTCTGGTCAGAGTCATCATCATTTTCCCCACCACTAGAAAACAGTTAAATCATTTTATTAACAGATCTTCATCTT from Aquila chrysaetos chrysaetos chromosome 5, bAquChr1.4, whole genome shotgun sequence carries:
- the LARP6 gene encoding la-related protein 6 isoform X5, whose translation is MGYVSVKLLTSFKKVKHLTRDWRTTAYALKYSDTLELNDDNRKVRRNTPVPVFPSENLPTRMLLVYDIHMISELQALNKQQENGCVQERIMEHLLKTFVTFGVISSVRILKPGRDLPPDIRRVSNRYTQLATQECAIIEFEDVDAAVRAHDFMCAEKKETSMKVVLIGMKPPKKKVPKDKNRDEDTSKSLKKARSLNKRVEELQFVGDESSANSSSDPESNPTSPLSGRKSTATNTKSNLSPVIHPNNHLSPNVSPRSSPWNSPSSLRKVTKKSPLAEDSKLNPSSSPEIPQKCTDYSSDSSITPCGSPWVQRRKSQTITQEKSPGSSPMLARKIQNADGLPVGVLRLPKGPDGTKGFHNGCERRKAMKNESIIL
- the LARP6 gene encoding la-related protein 6 isoform X1; this encodes MAQRQADTPGGSEAAEPGAGAAGPELTARSGPVRIRVAVQAAAEEEEAEEAEEEGGGGAPCPAARGGGSCSEEDSGRCGRSSGGENDDDSDQNWKPPENDLIQKLIAQIEYYFSDENLEKDAFLLKHVRRNKMGYVSVKLLTSFKKVKHLTRDWRTTAYALKYSDTLELNDDNRKVRRNTPVPVFPSENLPTRMLLVYDIHMISELQALNKQQENGCVQERIMEHLLKTFVTFGVISSVRILKPGRDLPPDIRRVSNRYTQLATQECAIIEFEDVDAAVRAHDFMCAEKKETSMKVVLIGMKPPKKKVPKDKNRDEDTSKSLKKARSLNKRVEELQFVGDESSANSSSDPESNPTSPLSGRKSTATNTKSNLSPVIHPNNHLSPNVSPRSSPWNSPSSLRKVTKKSPLAEDSKLNPSSSPEIPQKCTDYSSDSSITPCGSPWVQRRKSQTITQEKSPGSSPMLARKIQNADGLPVGVLRLPKGPDGTKGFHNGCERRKAMKNESIIL
- the LARP6 gene encoding la-related protein 6 isoform X3, with protein sequence MARVIPFQCLRINGGENDDDSDQNWKPPENDLIQKLIAQIEYYFSDENLEKDAFLLKHVRRNKMGYVSVKLLTSFKKVKHLTRDWRTTAYALKYSDTLELNDDNRKVRRNTPVPVFPSENLPTRMLLVYDIHMISELQALNKQQENGCVQERIMEHLLKTFVTFGVISSVRILKPGRDLPPDIRRVSNRYTQLATQECAIIEFEDVDAAVRAHDFMCAEKKETSMKVVLIGMKPPKKKVPKDKNRDEDTSKSLKKARSLNKRVEELQFVGDESSANSSSDPESNPTSPLSGRKSTATNTKSNLSPVIHPNNHLSPNVSPRSSPWNSPSSLRKVTKKSPLAEDSKLNPSSSPEIPQKCTDYSSDSSITPCGSPWVQRRKSQTITQEKSPGSSPMLARKIQNADGLPVGVLRLPKGPDGTKGFHNGCERRKAMKNESIIL
- the LARP6 gene encoding la-related protein 6 isoform X2, with protein sequence MAQRQADTPGGSEAAEPGAGGPVRIRVAVQAAAEEEEAEEAEEEGGGGAPCPAARGGGSCSEEDSGRCGRSSGGENDDDSDQNWKPPENDLIQKLIAQIEYYFSDENLEKDAFLLKHVRRNKMGYVSVKLLTSFKKVKHLTRDWRTTAYALKYSDTLELNDDNRKVRRNTPVPVFPSENLPTRMLLVYDIHMISELQALNKQQENGCVQERIMEHLLKTFVTFGVISSVRILKPGRDLPPDIRRVSNRYTQLATQECAIIEFEDVDAAVRAHDFMCAEKKETSMKVVLIGMKPPKKKVPKDKNRDEDTSKSLKKARSLNKRVEELQFVGDESSANSSSDPESNPTSPLSGRKSTATNTKSNLSPVIHPNNHLSPNVSPRSSPWNSPSSLRKVTKKSPLAEDSKLNPSSSPEIPQKCTDYSSDSSITPCGSPWVQRRKSQTITQEKSPGSSPMLARKIQNADGLPVGVLRLPKGPDGTKGFHNGCERRKAMKNESIIL
- the LARP6 gene encoding la-related protein 6 isoform X6; protein product: MAQRQADTPGGSEAAEPGAGAAGPELTARSGPVRIRVAVQAAAEEEEAEEAEEEGGGGAPCPAARGGGSCSEEDSGRCGRSSGGENDDDSDQNWKPPENDLIQKLIAQIEYYFSDENLEKDAFLLKHVRRNKMGYVSVKLLTSFKKVKHLTRDWRTTAYALKYSDTLELNDDNRKVRRNTPVPVFPSENLPTRMLLVYDIHMISELQALNKQQENGCVQERIMEHLLKTFVTFGVISSVRILKPGRDLPPDIRRVSNRYTQLATQECAIIEFEDVDAAVRAHDFMCAEKKETSMKVVLIGMKPPKKKVPKDKNRDEDTSKSLKKARSLNKRVEELQFVGDESSANSSSDPESNPTSPLSGRKSTATNTKSNLSPVIHPNNHLSPNVSPRSSPWNSPSSLRKVTKKSPLAEDSKLNPSSSPEIPQKCTDYSSDSSITPCGSPWVQRRKSQTITQEKSPGSSPMLARKIQNADGLPVGVLRLPKGPDGTKGFHNGCERRKAMKKQLRLEGISGDCPVHLLCLSSIHYSRSRRVLNICEDRDSPTCLGNVFPRSAIHTVKKCSLTFRWNFLCFSLRPFSCDWVSRRRA
- the LARP6 gene encoding la-related protein 6 isoform X4 yields the protein MSAIQLFLSGGENDDDSDQNWKPPENDLIQKLIAQIEYYFSDENLEKDAFLLKHVRRNKMGYVSVKLLTSFKKVKHLTRDWRTTAYALKYSDTLELNDDNRKVRRNTPVPVFPSENLPTRMLLVYDIHMISELQALNKQQENGCVQERIMEHLLKTFVTFGVISSVRILKPGRDLPPDIRRVSNRYTQLATQECAIIEFEDVDAAVRAHDFMCAEKKETSMKVVLIGMKPPKKKVPKDKNRDEDTSKSLKKARSLNKRVEELQFVGDESSANSSSDPESNPTSPLSGRKSTATNTKSNLSPVIHPNNHLSPNVSPRSSPWNSPSSLRKVTKKSPLAEDSKLNPSSSPEIPQKCTDYSSDSSITPCGSPWVQRRKSQTITQEKSPGSSPMLARKIQNADGLPVGVLRLPKGPDGTKGFHNGCERRKAMKNESIIL